In Gigantopelta aegis isolate Gae_Host chromosome 14, Gae_host_genome, whole genome shotgun sequence, the following proteins share a genomic window:
- the LOC121389493 gene encoding uncharacterized protein LOC121389493, with translation MNSLTLMCVFIASYGAIGVKLTEGKHRCTDVTDSFYNELVPYSKALYDEDKAKIKPKYSKAISASNRKVRGKLRATVNCPAPDAAALVGVTRRKRQVDDVNCDGCPVNREYLYKFHNNACFVILPNLQRVSYAICGNEACQVGCACCRCGEDHCSRHRFVKMWFFAFCFRSAGKWRPFFNYNYLWLPQDCKCK, from the exons AACTCGCTGACATTGATGTGCGTGTTTATCGCGAGTTACGGTGCAATAGGCGTGAAGTTGACAGAAGGAAAACACAGGTGTACAGATGTGACGGACTCTTTCTACAACGAGTTGGTGCCATACAGCAAAGCCCTTTATGACGAGGACAAAGCCAAGATCAAGCCCAAGTACAG taAAGCCATATCTGCATCAAATCGCAAAGTTCGTGGGAAACTGAGAGCCACCGTGAACTGCCCTGCCCCGGACGCCGCTGCCCTTGTAGGTGTGACACGTCGTAAACGCCAAGTCGATGACGTCAACTGTGACGGCTGTCCGGTTAACCGGGAATATCTGTACAAGTTCCACAACAATGCCTGTTTCGTCATCCTTCCCAACTTGCAGAGAGTGTCATACGCGATTTGCGG AAACGAAGCGTGTCAAGTCGGCTGCGCCTGTTGCCGATGTGGGGAAGATCATTGTAGTCGTCACAGATTTGTCAAGATGTGGTTCTTTGCTTTCTGCTTTAGGAGCGCCGGCAAATGGAGACCGTTTTTCAATTACAACTACCTTTGGTTGCCACAGGATTGTAAGTGCAAGTAA